A section of the Centropristis striata isolate RG_2023a ecotype Rhode Island chromosome 7, C.striata_1.0, whole genome shotgun sequence genome encodes:
- the arhgap25 gene encoding rho GTPase-activating protein 25 → MSLKLPRNWDFSTFKAETARIARSRSVIPGEGGSSPGSPRSTKSMERPLKAGWLKKQQRSLVKNWQQRYFVLRGSTLTYHKDDKETTVQGVIQLRFSKVNELPPNSDDPGKYLFEIIPRTTGDRERCPYVLMANSQTDMEEWVRTLRRVIGVPTSGVFGKSLKDTITYEQRFGPHMVPILVQKCVEFIKEHGLNEEGIFRLPGQDNAVKQFRDAFDAGERPSFPSDTDVHTVASLLKLYLRELPEPVVPWTQYQDFLDCTNNLDPSSTEGWEKLETQIALLPKTNYNLLSYVCRFLFEVQLHSKVNKMNVENLATVMGINLLKPQIEDPITVMKATPQIQKLMTVMIRQHETLFPLSKDVLPSPPLNKAESQKNTPRSFVGWESAEMGDASLSESPEEEEDNDSPGPGRGNCSPRNTLQEPFSPSTDHWSESPRKRTQTLPTFNCPLTGMAAKAEALNRWSRIQESPEEKSGTFSEDIFKMLDLRSSGSLFGGSQISNKEGEDRLTVRRGSDNTDSSTACIQKPDSNSQPAPALSHQTSLRNLTVSGSVQQVNSSSEQKTDSQQLVDSLQQQNKELKATVAELQSALEADRHRVAALEICLRNAERSRDEAQRRNDELQRDIQQFLKIRPQAPT, encoded by the exons ATGTCTCTGAAACTACCTCGCAACTGGGACTTCAGCACCTTCAAGGCTGAGACAGCTCGCATAG CACGATCCAGGAGTGTGATACCCGGAGAGGGAGGCTCCAGCCCGGGGTCGCCACGCTCCACCAAATCCATGGAGAGGCCGCTAAAGGCCGGCTGGCTCAAGAAACAGCAGAGGTCTTTGGTAAAGAACTGGCAGCAGCGCTACTTTGTGCTGAGAGGAAGCACTCTGACCTACcacaaagatgacaaagagaCCACAGTCCAG GGAGTCATCCAGCTACGGTTCAGTAAAGTTAATGAACTCCCTCCGAACTCAGATGACCCTGGGAAGTACCTCTTTGAGATCATACCAC GTACAACTGGAGACAGAGAGCGATGTCCCTATGTGTTAATGGCAAACTCACAGACTGATATGGAGGAGTGGGTCCGCACTCTGCGCAGGGTCATCGGCGTACCAACAAGTGGAG TGTTTGGAAAGAGTCTTAAGGATACAATAACATATGAGCAACGGTTTGGGCCTCATATGGTGCCAATCCTGGTGCAGAAGTGTGTGGAGTTCATCAAAGAACACGGCCTGAATGAGGAGGGCATCTTCCGCCTCCCGGGTCAGGACAACGCTGTCAAACAGTTCAGAGACGCCTTTGACGCAGGAGAAAGGCCCTCCTTCCCCAG TGACACAGATGTACACACGGTGGCGTCACTGCTCAAGCTGTACCTACGTGAGCTTCCTGAGCCCGTCGTGCCATGGACTCAGTACCAAGACTTCCTGGACTGCACTAACAATCTGGACCCCAGCAGCACAGAG GGTTGGGAAAAGTTGGAGACACAAATTGCTCTTCTCCCCAAAACAAACTACAACCTTCTCAGTTATGTCTGCAG GTTTTTGTTTGAAGTGCAGCTGCACTCCAAGGTGAATAAGATGAATGTGGAGAACTTGGCGACAGTGATGGGCATCAACCTGCTCAAACCTCAGATAGAAGACCCCATCACTGTGATGAAGG CGACTCCTCAGATCCAGAAGCTGATGACAGTGATGATCAGACAGCATGAGACTCTGTTTCCTCTCTCCAAAGACGTGCTTCCCTCCCCTCCCTTAAACAAGGCTGAAAGCCAGAAGAACACTCCCCGGAGCTTTGTGGGCTGGGAGTCTGCAGAG ATGGGTGATGCATCTCTGTCTGAGTCtccagaagaggaggaggacaatgACAGTCCAGGTCCAGGCAGAGGAAACTGCAGCCCGCGAAATACGCTTCAGGAGCCTTTCTCACCTTCCACAGACCACTGGTCGGAGAGTCCCCGCAAACGCACTCAGACCCTGCCCACCTTCAACTGCCCCCTCACCGGGATGGCAGCCAAGGCCGAAGCTCTCAACCGGTGGAGTCGCATTCAGGAGAGCCCTGAGGAGAAGAGTGGCACGTTTTCAGAGGACATTTTTAAGATGCTGGACCTCCGGAGTTCAGGTTCCTTGTTTGGGGGTTCTCAGATCAGTAACAAGGAGGGAGAGGATAGGTTAACAGTCCGAAGAGGAAGTGACAACACAGATTCTTCGACTGCTTGTATCCAAAAACCTGACAGCAACTCCCAGCCTGCCCCGGCGCTGTCTCATCAAACAAGTCTTAGGAATCTGACAGTGAGCGGTTCAGTTCAGCAGGTCAACAGCAGCTCTGAGCAGAAGACAGACAGCCAGCAGCTTGTGGACAG tctgcagcagcaaaacaagGAGCTGAAGGCCACAGTAGCAGAGCTCCAGTCTGCTCTGGAGGCAGATCGCCACCGTGTGGCCGCTCTGGAGATCTGCCTGAGAAATGCAGAGCGCAGCAGAGACGAGGCCCAGAGACGCAACGAtgagctgcaaagagacattcAGCAGTTCCTCAAGATAAGGCCACAGGCTCCCACCTAA